CCTTTCTGCTTTAATAGAAGCAATAACAGCATCTGCTGTGGGTCCGAGACCCTTTCTTCCAACCAGCTTAATACCAAGTTTTTCAGATAGGTAATGTAACCTCATATCATCGCCACCTCTGACTTCTCTTAGCTCAAGTGCTTGTTGTCTTGATAGCAATGTGTAAACATGAATTTGTTGCTTCTCATTGAAATGTGACTGAAGCTGCTGGAAAAGCAATTTTTTTGAGTGCATCGTATCTGCTTTTGTACCCTCGTGGCTCTTCTTTCGAGGTTCAGTAAAAGTAACCCTTAGTATTACACTTGACTTGGGATCAGCATTGTCCTTTTCAAAAATAACAGAAAAGCTTCCAAATTCTAGATTAGGCTCTCTGAAAAGGTCGGCAAGAAGTGAGGCACAAGTATGAGCATTTTTTGAGGGACACCTTTcgattttaaaattcaaagctCGTGCACTAGCATAATGTGCCATGTTGGCAGCTTCTCGAAGCCCGCTGAGAAAGGCTCCATGCATGGTTGCAGGATATCTCCTTGTTGTTGCCTCTCCGGCAAAAAATAGTCTACCATCTCCCACAGTTTCTGCTAGTATATCATAGTCATCTCCTGAAGCACCTACTGCCACATTAGAGTAAGAGCCTAGACAGAAGGGGTCACTGCCCCATCTAGTACAGACTGTTTGGATTGGTTCTGGGACGGTAATTCCTTGTGGTTCATAAATTCCTATAAGGCCATTTAGACAAAAGGACTCACAATCAGTGATGAGATGCACAACTGAGTACACTATGCAAAAATCAATCATCAACAGTGGTTTGCAAAATAAGTCCACTGCACAAAATCCTCATGTCAAATGAAGGCTGATGATGTCAAAACAAACACCTTGATAAATTTTCTGTTTCCCTAGTATATCAACTTATTCTAACTGACAATTTCTTCAAATTCCGCAAAGAAAATAATCAAGAGAAATATCAAAGATCAGCAACGCAAAATTTAAGACTCATCGGCAACACATATTTTAAGATGTTTGTCTAATGACAAAAAATGGCACTCTATCGTTCAGTTACTTAcaaaagctttttttttttttttgagaggcTGAAGAAATCTATTACAAGGTCACAAAAATGCAGTCCTAGAAATTTTCCCACCAACAGGCGAGGTGATTGCCATTTTGCATCAACAACAGAGAATGTGTTACTTGTTCCACTTCTTTGCTTTAAATTTGATTGGTATTCCCTTTTACAGATATAAACATAAATTAGTTGTATCTACAGGACCTATTCCATTTTTTTCACAGAAACTTATGCATAAAGGAAGTACTCCTTTTGAGGTGCGTAAAAGCTGAGATAATACGGGCTACTCTCAGTTCAAGGGTGCTTAgtctttttaaaaataattgaaCAAACAGCATCAGCTGCTTCACGGGACataaattatactccgtatCTAGAGACTGCAGAAAGGAAAGTGAGGGCCTTCTTTTATAAACAAGGAATACAGAATAACATAAACTATTGATAACAGATACAGTAACGTGGAAACAGAAGATTAAGAATGCATTCCCATCCAAAAGTTGTGTAGTCACACACCAAATGAGTGCTCGAGGCAGAACCCCTTGCTTCAAGTCATGAGTATTGTGGTAAGAAACTGAGAAGAAAATCATACCCCTGAGAATTTGAAGAACATGTGTTACAGCATCAGTAGGAGGCATCGACTCAAACTTGTATGCAGCTTCTCCGGCAACTAAAGCTAGTAAAAGAGGTCCCCCGGCAACAGTTGCATAGCTGTAGAAAAGAAAAAACTCTCCTCGGCGAAGAGGGTCATCAGATAGATGACCAAATGTATCAAGATCTGTGCCCCAAAAGACATGGGGGAAAAGCATGGCAACTTTGTTCAAACACCCAAAACCCAATCTCTTTATTCCATCAAGCTTCTTCTGAGGTAACTCAGGTATAAACTTAATGGAGCCAGATTTCAGAACTCCCAACGGGACGGTGCACAGAACCATTTCACCTTCAAAAACTTGATTTCCAGCAGCGACCTGAACCCCATCACTACCATAGCGAATCGAAGTAACTGTTTTTTCATACATGATTGGTACGTTTTCTGTCAGAGCCTGCACCAATCTTCCATTTCCACCAGACAAAAAACAATGATCCCCACCCATATCATAAGGGTCATCTTGGTCCCAGAATGCAAGAGAGAGCTTTGTAAGCAAACCAGCATTTGCATATTCCAAATTAGCAAAGTgccaattaaacaaattcttcTCCTCGTCAGTCACTGTAGCCCCACACCCTTGACTAAAGGTCTCCAATGCAGCCCCTAAAGAAACATCCTGTGAGACCTCCCCCATCAACTGCCGCAGGCGACTTGCTTTATCTAGAAGCTTATTAAAAGCATTTTCCACCTTAGAATCTAAGATAGGGTCAACTGGTGATCCATCAACCCGATAAATAGGGCACTTATCCCTTATCTTATGAAGGGGATAAGACAATTGCCGGGCCAAAATCCCGAGTGGATTGCCAAGGGTACCCGTCAAAACACTCCCACCTAAATCTGCAGCAGCAATCTTGTTTAACCCCTCCATCTTCTTCGTATAAACCCTTCCTCCAGCACGCTTCCGACCCTCCAAAACAGTCACTTTGAACCCAAAACGCATTAACTGCCTGGCAGCCGACAATCCAGCCAACCCTGCCCCAATAACAATAACACTCCCCTTAGTAGGATCCATTGGAAACCTTTCCTTAATAGCTGATGCAACCCCGAAATTAACATACCCATGAGACACCAAGAAATCATATGCCGTATCTAAAAGCCAGTGACAATGCTTTGGTATAACATCAAGAAACATCTCCTTGGCAACCCAATTCGACACATTCTCTCTCCATTTCGTAATTATATGGTTCCtaatcaaaatataattaacctGTTCAATCCCCCCAACTACAGGCAATACACCCGCATCAATCTCCTCATCAGTCACAGAATCAGCAGGAAACCCAGCCGTAAGCGCAGTCAGCGCCTCGGCCGTAGCTTCCCTATTAATCACAATAATATCCTCGGACAAATCCACCAAACTAGGGTTCAATTGCAAATTGGATTTCCCAAATTGAGCTCTACCACTAACAGAATTACTACTAGAATCAACAGAATTGCCATAAATCTGAGGAATTGAAAATACCTGTCTGTAAGAAGGAATTGAGGAGATATTGCTCCGAGGCCTCCCACGACGTCGTTTTCGGGGGATGGTAAGAGTGAGAAGATCTCCGGAGGTGCTAGGATCAGAATAGCTGACATTGAAGCTCGAAAATGATTGAGAATCAAGATTTGGTTGTTCAATTGGATTATCAGAGTTTAAACCTAAAATTTGATTggaattagggttagggttagagACGTAACGGTCGAATTCGAGGAGGCTATCGTCGAGAGAAGAGTAGAAAGAGTAGTTGTTTTCCGCCATTTTGGCTCGATTTTGAATGTGATAATGAGGGAGAAAAGTTCTAATTTCCCGAGTTCTTCCAGAAATCAACAATGGCGAGTGGAGATAGAAAATTGAGGGAGATGATCTTGTTTATTCGGGATTTCTGCGCGCCACCTGCTTCAATCTTTCTGAGTTTATGAACAGCTCTTGGGAAAAAGGAGGATAAAGGGACAATTTTACCATAGACACTACACTTTGAAGAGGGTGTAAATGAGCAGAGCTTCCCGTAGACCGTAGTCGTAAAGTGGTGAATAAACTTTGTTTAAGTTACAGTATTGACTAAACATATAAAAGCtcaattgccaaaaaaaaacgtATAAAAGCTCGTTCAATCTAATCTAATGGGGAAGTATATATAAATgagacatatttgctgaaatattagagcgccacctacgATTACTATTGatttcgaccaatgaaaaataagatttttaatttattttagaaattaaataaatcaagtgccacatagataattaattaggtgtcacgtagatattttaattaattaattactaatatatacaactccatccaaaatcaaacactttaataattaaaaaataaatctaaaataaaattcatccaaaatcaaacactaatctaaaataaaattcatccaaaatcaaacactaatctaaaataaaattcaatataaaatcaaacactaatccaatattagagcgccacgcaGGAAATCTAAtgctttcggccaatgaaaaataatattttcaaattatttttgaattaaaagagtcgagtgccatgtagataaataattaggcgccacgtagatattttattaattaattattaatattacgcatatacaatttcatccaaaatcaaacactctaaaaattaaaaaataaatctaaaatgaaattcaatccaaaataaaataaatctaatctaatatatgaaTATAATAGTTGGTATATAtaaaagttttattttaacttaacaatttattagaatccgtgcatcgcatgggctaaaatatacggagtaacgTAGTATATaggggagttttttggagagATTTTGGAGTGTCACATAGGATGGTCATGTCATTAAGTGTAATTTCAAATAAATATTAGATAAAgtaaaaatggaaaaaaaaaaaaaaaaactttgaaaTAGTTTGTAATCCGTCTACAAATCTGAGTCCAACAAACAAAAAGATAAAATTTTGTAAAATGACAAAAAGAtaaattttgtaaaataaacaaaagatattaaaatttcagattttaatatactttttttttttggttgatgATCTATATATAAACCAATGTCATTAATTGTCAAATGTTAATCATAGTTCCCACAACTATATGTTTATTCGGTTTTCTTTGGTTTTTCTtcctatatttttccttttatttttaattttaatacttTATCTTTTGTTGAATGAATTTGTTTTGTTCAAAGTAAGTTGAGTTCATATTACATTTATTTGTCCGTAGTTAATGATTATTGTTCATTGTGTAGATATTGTGTTTGTTGATTGTGAGTCGTGGCTAGAGACTCAAATCGGGAGGTGATATTTGCTAAGCATCCAGAAAAATGTGTAGCCTGCTGCAACCAATTAATTATGATTACTTTCTTAACAAGTTTAAAATTTTAGTACTAAGTATTTTGTTCATtccctattaattaattatgtataTGATAGTTCTCCATATAAGCAGGGTTTAAAATCGTAAGAAATTATCATACTCTAGGTTTACTACGTAGTATTTAGTATGTGTAAATATTTCAATTATTAAACACATATAGTGTTGTTTACCATCAAGACTTAATTTATATGAGTAGTCTTTTAAATTTTACAGGTTTCAACCTTTAGAACTCAACTCAACAAAaatattctatattttttttaatggaatcctataaaattgtcaaatgTTATACTTATGtacaacaatatttttttttaatgaaatcctataaaattattaaatattatacTTATGTACAACAATTTCTAGGTATGATTAATTTTCTATTTATCTTTTGCATCAAAAATTTGGTATCATccaattacaaaaattatagGATAAAAGTTTCACGAAATGTGTGacgtatttaatttgtttttttttgttgtagtTGTTGAAGAAGGGAGGCAAACACATTTATGGTTAAGCAGTTGACATCAAAGATAAATATCCCCGTCCCGGCCTCCCTCTCAATGAAAAATTTCAAAGATTAACATAAAAAATGCAAAAATATAAAGATTGAATCATGTTGTAAATTTAATTAGATGTCTAGCTAAGTCGTCTATATCCTGTTACGCGGAGTATTTATTGTTGTTAAATATATAAAAGAAACAATCATTATCAGTATCATTTGAAAAGCATATTTTCTAAATACAAACCTTATGTTCGAATAATATTGGGTTTCAGACCagccaataaaaaaaattagtctGTAATAGTAAAACAcacaaaataataattaaattaactcGTGTAGTGCCTTCACGTAAGAATATCCAGTCACAAaatcattattaatatattttaaattaattaaaaaagatAAAATGAGTTCATGATCACATATAACAAATACCTTTAATTGAAAGATAAACTTAGTGTCTCATGATTTATCATAtctaaacaaacaaaaataaacttggctattattatattaaagtAAACATAAAAAGAAAATTTCAAGAAGAATTCAATTAGGACTGAACTACATAGTAGTATGCTTCATATATATAGTTAGGCCATGCATAGAAATCAAATTAGTTAGGATCCCTGCCAAACGACATAATATACACGGGGTGTATATGCAGATTAGTGAGGATCAATTTCTTCAACATTTGCTTTTATGAATATTATGACATTGAGTGCTAAAGCTAAAGTTATAAGAATTATAGATAATACGTTGTTTGATGAAAATCCGAAGATATCATATTTAGTAATTcggatatttttttaataaaaactcgtgcatcgcacgggcttcaaaactagtatatatatatatatatatatatatatatatatatatatatatatatatatatatatatatatatatatatatataaagggaggTTTTTTCAAGAGATTTCGGAGCGCCATATAAGACTTCCATGTCATCAGTTATAATTAActaatttcagatttattaaaagAGTAGATAAAAAAAGTTACACTAGAATTGCACAaggattttcaattttttgcGGATGAAAAGGAATATTCAAAAAGATATATTTTATCCCATTTTTGTGATAATATCTAAAATTTCATACCACTATTGTAATACCccaaaatttttaaacttgatttattaaaattaaaaatatttattagcttgatttcgttttaaataattacgaataaacgaatttcgttattttaatcgtttttacgatttattttaaacgaaaatttatttatttttcgttaacgatattttataAAGGATTAATCTAATCTTTGTCAAGTGGAACTCATTGAGAAGCTACAATTTTAAAATAATAGTTGACATAGCACACCAGGAATTCTGAACTTAAAAAACGCTTCTCTCTCTAAAAGGTTTTCTCTCCCTTCTCTctaaaaaaaacaccaaaacccTAGATCTTCTTTGGCTTGTCGGCGGCCTGATTTTGCCGTCCAGTTCGGGTTGCCGGCTAGCTTCTCTATTCATAGCTTAGGGTCTGCATCGTCGTAGTACGGTTGTTTCTCTCGGTGGAGAAGTCGAAAGAGGAGCCAAGCATCGCTTCTACCTTCTCTTAGTTCGTCGCCCCTTCTCGCCGAGTTCTAGTTCGTGTCACCGGAGTATGAGCGAGAGGATTAATCGGATCTGAATTTCTTCAACCTTGGGTGACCTAATTCCAAAGCTATCCCGAGCGCCGCCGCCGTTAAACACGCCGGTAAAGGTAAAGTTAGGGTTAGAGTTTCTAATTTGGATTAGGTAGTGTTAGCTTAGGGTTGTTGGGTCTGATTTCTTGCGGGGTTTTAGTGTTTTAATGGTATTCCTAGTTGTTGTTGTCTTGCGGTTTCGGTAACCCCGATCTTGACGGTTGGTAAAGACTAGAGGTCTGGTTTTTAGGGGTTTTGGCTATTTTCATCGGTGCTTTCCTAGTTGCCGTTGTTCTTGCGGTTTCGGTAACCCCGATCTTGACGATAAAGGTGTAGACTAGGTTAGGGTTTCTGTGTTGGTGTAGTATAGCCAAATTCGTTGTCCCTTCAGACTTTGTGTGCCAAGGTTTTGTCCCGCTATCGTTCTCCTCGTTGGTGTCAGGTTGTTGTGTGgtttatttagtttttttttgtgtggtttCCTTCAAATGTTCGGGGTTTGCAGTAGTTTCTCTTTTAATGTGGTCACttgttgtttaattggacttccAATGTGGGGTTGTCCATATTGGTTTGTTGTTGAGTTGGAATTAGTTATTTGGTATGGAGAGATGTTGTTAATTGGTATCCTTCCTTCTTCTCAAGAATGGTGTTTGGATGTTGGAGGAGGTGTGTTGTGTGTTAAGGAGGAATCAATTTTCCTTGTTTGTGGTCTTGGAGGTAAAGTTTTGAGTTTCATGTCAGGGATAGGAGGTTTATGTGGGAGGGGGTTTTGGTGTCCATGGATTTTGGTTGCTAGTTGGTCTTTAAGGTTAACTTATGTTGATTCTCAATTTAGGTTAGTGATTATAATGTTTCTCATCACTTTCAAAAAATCTTATTTGAACGCTGCTCTCCTTTCGGAGGTTCATAGTATGCTCCCCGAATCACTTATAGTGATTCATGAGGCTTGTGAGCAATTCACAAGTCATATGCAACCAATTCAAGTCATTacttctcttcctttcctttcttGGCTATCCAAGTTTCACAGGTGTTCAAAGGAATCTCTCAAGGTTTACCAATCCAGCTACGACTCAATTTCAAATAAGGAAAACAGAAGCGGAATTGGCTTTGGCACGCTATGCATAATACGGCGTTGCAAACAAAGTCACGACAACGACCACGAGGCTACAAGCGAAGAACATGCTACCCTTATGTCTTTTAGAAGTTTGTTGTTAGTGTTTTGTGTAACCCTGATAGTTTGTAGTTGTAGTTTGTAATAGTTTGTTTTATTTATGCAAATTAAgccaatgtcaaaaaaaaaataaaaaaaaaataatagccTCAATTGGCCGATTAAGGTcctagtataaaaactttgatttTTGGCCTTTAAAAACATTAAAATCAACACATTAAAGCTTTAgattaaatatgaaaattaagtTTGATTTCCTTAATTTGAATCATAATCAAATTAATTACGGAAATCAATCATTTATTAAAGTAGGATTAAAACCCTAGtattaaataatcataaaaatcacttTAGCACatcaaaaattgacactttattaatttattaaatctgaaaataataacacttttaattaaaatcatcctcaTGAATTTTAACAcgtaaaacatcacaatacggtgttcataatcGTTCCCAACAGTTTCattaatcaaaaccaataataataatataattttaaaatacataattgaaatagaataggcaaggaagaagagaattataccaaaccgGCCTATAGAAAGGTACAATCAAGAATTTGATGTGATTGGGCGCAAAAGAATTAATCGGAACacaaacaacaacacacacaacacatgcACGAGTGCGTGTGTTGTGCGCGGCAGCAAGGCAAGCAGCAGCAGGGCGGGGTTTCGGCTCGGCGCAACATGCACGAGggaagagagaaagagatgCGAGTGTGAGGGTGAGGTGCAGCACTCGACAACAACAACACGCAGCAACAACACTCGGCTGTGCTGATGTGCGACGAGAGAGGGACGAAGGGGTGCGAGAGGCAcgagagaaaaagagagagattttttaatttttgtgagGGGATCAAGTGAAGGGAGGGGTCTTATTTATAGGTTTCTAGTCCCTAATGGGCTTAGGTTAGGGTTTTGCATTGGGCTTTGCAATTGGGTTAAAGTTAGAATTAAATACTtaaaagctttgttgggttcacCAGCTGAATTGGACTGGGCTcggaatttaattaaaatagtttTGAAATACTACCCAATAAATTCCCgacttaaataataaaataataaattcatttaattttaattcggaattaaataaaaataatcaatattttatttaattaaaaaccacACTTAAATGCAtattaaattcaatttaaattctaaaattcgtaaaaatactttataagtacattaaaatatatttataaattcagaaaaatacgaggtattacagtgaTGAAGCggggttaattttatttttcaccaGCTAGGCGGGGATTAGGACAATGATGAGTATCATACTTATCTTGGTGACAGACATGGGGACGAGAAATTAAAGCAGGCACATGGGCCCAGAGACCAGCCCCACCCCGCTTCGAAGTTATCTCTAGCTGAATAAGGTATATGGTGGAGGTATGTGTTAAATGATAGGATAATGATGTAAATGGTAGAGGAGTATTAAATGGGTATGACTGTCGAAGTAAATAGTGTATgagaataaatttatgtttaacaTGCATGGGTTATGAAAGGGGAAGAACTTAAATTTATCTATTTActcttattttatattttttaatttgttaaatataAGACACAGAATGGGGCAGTAACAAATCTATCCATCATTAGTCTTAATAAGAAGATTATCTATAAGCTTTATTTTTGTGACAATTGTCTACAACTATAGTTTagtaaaaagttaatatttatataaaaaatCGTGCATGGCACGGGTGTAATACTAGATCGCACGGGTACTCTCCATGGACCGATTGATAGCATCGCACGGATACTATAGTAAATGATGGATGTAAAATTGCAAATGACTTTATGTTTGATATTGCAAATAGATTAATATCTTAATATAGATTATGGTTAACTTCTGTTTTACATCCAGTGATATACTCCTTatttagaaaattaaataaattatccCCTAATTTTATGCTTTCCTGGATCATTATATATTAATCGCATTTTTTTAACAAAGAAATGCACATAAAACTATTTATAACTAAGAAGAAAATGGCTGCTAAATCAAATTACACTTGTACATTGTTTTTCCTTACATTTTATTTGCTCATCCTAGGAATAAAAAGTGTGCTCGTTCCTGTGGGTGATACCATTGTATTTGACATAACCAAGAATGGAGCTAAGCCTAATACTGATGTTGCAAAGGTAATGGAATACTCGAAAAATTCGATGTAAAATCATAAGAGAAGCTAGTTTCTATATTTGAAACTAAAGGGTTTAATGGATGGCTTTTATTGAGAAATGAGGCGACATTTTCCATCACATAACATGATGCAGTCTAATACTATAATTTGAAAAAATTACTTACGTATAGAatctattaactccatttttaaTTGATAGTATTTGGTTTGTTGATCGTTTTAGGATTTTATGCGCGCGTGGACTGATGCATGTGCATCAAAAAAAAGAAGCAAGGTGTTAGTTCCTAAAGGACAATACTTTCTAGGTCCTATTACGCTTAAAGGTCCATGCCAGACACAAACTATAATAGAAATTTTAGGCAATTTTAAGGCCTCTCCAAAATTGGAATCATTTAAGGGGGAGGATGCATGGTTTGAGATAGATAACGTCGATAGTCTAACAATCACAGCTCCAAAAGGAGCAGGTGTGTTTGATGGCCAAGGACAAGAAGGTTGGAAAAGTAACCATTGCGTAAAGAATGACAACAGCTGCCACTCCCTTCCTCATGTAAGCCCAATTTAGATCATGGAAATATATTTGGCATGAGAATGTTAGGATGTCAATATTGTTTGCAAAATGATACAATGACTAATTTTTTATGCTTTGTATTACAGAACTTTAGGTTCAACTCGCTAACGAATTCTAAAATTAGTGGCATAACTTCACTAAACAGCAAGTTGTTTCACATGACCCTCCAAGGGTGTAAGAACGTGGAAATGACTTACATGACTATAATTGCCCCAGGAGATAGCCCTAACACAGACGGCATTCACATTGGACGTTCAAGTGACATTACCATTAGAGGAGCCAAGATTGCAACTGGAGATGATTGTATCTCCTTCGGTGATGGGTCCAAGAACATGCTTGTTGAGCATGTCACTTGTGGTCCTGGCCACGGCATTAGCGTGGGGAGTCTAGGTAGATACCCCAATGAGGAGCCAGTGTCAAATATCACTGTAAGAGATTGTACATTCAAGAACACTATGAACGGTGTTCGAGTTAAAACATGGCCCGACTCTTATGTATCTTCTGCCACTTTGCTGCATTTTGAGGGTATCACTATCCAAAATGTTACATTTCCTGTCATTGTTGATCAAGAATATTGCCCCCAAAATCATTGCAACAAAAAGACCCCGTCCAAAGTTAAGATTGCTTACATTCGGTTCAAGAACGTGAAGGGAATATCAGGTACCAAGGACGCTGTGCAGCTGATTTGCAGCAGCGGCGCGCCCTGTGACAAAGTGGAACTCAGTGAAATAGACTTGACATACAATGGAAAAGATGGTCCCGCGGTTTCAACGTGTAAATTTGTTAAGCCTATTCTTACTGGAAAACAGAACCCAAGAGCTTGTGATGCACCTGCTATCCCAATTGTTGAAGCAACTGAAGCAGACTCAGAATAATCTGTATATATTTATCTATTTCATGTGAATATAAAGCTACCAAATTTGATCGTGTCACTTTAAAATCATGCCCCTTTTCCCTAACTATCAatatgaaataatttttttgaggaGAAAACTTCACAATAACCATCTGATTTACCATTTAAGAACAGACTCGTAATGGAGTTAGTTGGAGTGTGAACCGGTCCAAAACCGGTCTAATCCAAACCAAAAACTAAAATGGACCGGAACTGAAATCCTAGAAATTCTTGGTGCAGAGATCGGTCCCTGGGCGATTTTGGACCGGCTAGACTTGAATAGTTATTACTTCGTATTTAGGAAATGCCAAATTGgtaattcttcaaaaaaaaaatataactttGTCCTTCACATTTACCAAGACTACTCCCTTGGTACCTTTTGAAACCATGTGCCACAAATGTTTTGACACCAGATCCGTGCGGCACACATTTGCCTTTTTTGGCGCAAGGATGCAAGCCTTGTGCGTAATGATGTCTTGGGGATCGTAGAGGCACGAGCAAGCGTTTGATTAAAAAGGGGAACTCTTGCCTAgtggcgacaagagcgaggaACCAATTCCGTAGTAATGCAGTACTCCCTGCTATATATTTATCccctttatatttttttattccaACTCGatcatgcatctaaaattaTAACTGACTCACCCCTTTTGTTTATTTTCTTATCAGATGTGGTTGGTGTGGTTGTGAACGAAGTCGGAGACTCAATCAAAATATAAGACAAATGGTAcatacaattttattttattttaatagtattaataataattaataataataataaaataataataataataataataataataataatgataatatgtTTAATTGAATTATAAAATATGTTCATGGGACAACGCATCCAAATCAAGTTTTGGAACGAT
This sequence is a window from Spinacia oleracea cultivar Varoflay chromosome 1, BTI_SOV_V1, whole genome shotgun sequence. Protein-coding genes within it:
- the LOC110784001 gene encoding probable galacturan 1,4-alpha-galacturonidase SALK6; this translates as MAAKSNYTCTLFFLTFYLLILGIKSVLVPVGDTIVFDITKNGAKPNTDVAKDFMRAWTDACASKKRSKVLVPKGQYFLGPITLKGPCQTQTIIEILGNFKASPKLESFKGEDAWFEIDNVDSLTITAPKGAGVFDGQGQEGWKSNHCVKNDNSCHSLPHNFRFNSLTNSKISGITSLNSKLFHMTLQGCKNVEMTYMTIIAPGDSPNTDGIHIGRSSDITIRGAKIATGDDCISFGDGSKNMLVEHVTCGPGHGISVGSLGRYPNEEPVSNITVRDCTFKNTMNGVRVKTWPDSYVSSATLLHFEGITIQNVTFPVIVDQEYCPQNHCNKKTPSKVKIAYIRFKNVKGISGTKDAVQLICSSGAPCDKVELSEIDLTYNGKDGPAVSTCKFVKPILTGKQNPRACDAPAIPIVEATEADSE
- the LOC110783945 gene encoding protein FLOWERINGUS D isoform X2, giving the protein MAENNYSFYSSLDDSLLEFDRYVSNPNPNSNQILGLNSDNPIEQPNLDSQSFSSFNVSYSDPSTSGDLLTLTIPRKRRRGRPRSNISSIPSYRQVFSIPQIYGNSVDSSSNSVSGRAQFGKSNLQLNPSLVDLSEDIIVINREATAEALTALTAGFPADSVTDEEIDAGVLPVVGGIEQVNYILIRNHIITKWRENVSNWVAKEMFLDVIPKHCHWLLDTAYDFLVSHGYVNFGVASAIKERFPMDPTKGSVIVIGAGLAGLSAARQLMRFGFKVTVLEGRKRAGGRVYTKKMEGLNKIAAADLGGSVLTGTLGNPLGILARQLSYPLHKIRDKCPIYRVDGSPVDPILDSKVENAFNKLLDKASRLRQLMGEVSQDVSLGAALETFSQGCGATVTDEEKNLFNWHFANLEYANAGLLTKLSLAFWDQDDPYDMGGDHCFLSGGNGRLVQALTENVPIMYEKTVTSIRYGSDGVQVAAGNQVFEGEMVLCTVPLGVLKSGSIKFIPELPQKKLDGIKRLGFGCLNKVAMLFPHVFWGTDLDTFGHLSDDPLRRGEFFLFYSYATVAGGPLLLALVAGEAAYKFESMPPTDAVTHVLQILRGIYEPQGITVPEPIQTVCTRWGSDPFCLGSYSNVAVGASGDDYDILAETVGDGRLFFAGEATTRRYPATMHGAFLSGLREAANMAHYASARALNFKIERCPSKNAHTCASLLADLFREPNLEFGSFSVIFEKDNADPKSSVILRVTFTEPRKKSHEGTKADTMHSKKLLFQQLQSHFNEKQQIHVYTLLSRQQALELREVRGGDDMRLHYLSEKLGIKLVGRKGLGPTADAVIASIKAERGSHKTASPTVAVKSEMLKPKGASEKRRMIRRAKVIRNGSVPNTGGNYNGIMPHSKGEGSNGLSTPIKVVAGENSPMSSEATGSADAPTSSVATHCDNGLLPSTNANTDAETNITASRSLNMSFDKVPEDKIGPSEFS
- the LOC110783945 gene encoding protein FLOWERINGUS D isoform X1, yielding MAENNYSFYSSLDDSLLEFDRYVSNPNPNSNQILGLNSDNPIEQPNLDSQSFSSFNVSYSDPSTSGDLLTLTIPRKRRRGRPRSNISSIPSYRQVFSIPQIYGNSVDSSSNSVSGRAQFGKSNLQLNPSLVDLSEDIIVINREATAEALTALTAGFPADSVTDEEIDAGVLPVVGGIEQVNYILIRNHIITKWRENVSNWVAKEMFLDVIPKHCHWLLDTAYDFLVSHGYVNFGVASAIKERFPMDPTKGSVIVIGAGLAGLSAARQLMRFGFKVTVLEGRKRAGGRVYTKKMEGLNKIAAADLGGSVLTGTLGNPLGILARQLSYPLHKIRDKCPIYRVDGSPVDPILDSKVENAFNKLLDKASRLRQLMGEVSQDVSLGAALETFSQGCGATVTDEEKNLFNWHFANLEYANAGLLTKLSLAFWDQDDPYDMGGDHCFLSGGNGRLVQALTENVPIMYEKTVTSIRYGSDGVQVAAGNQVFEGEMVLCTVPLGVLKSGSIKFIPELPQKKLDGIKRLGFGCLNKVAMLFPHVFWGTDLDTFGHLSDDPLRRGEFFLFYSYATVAGGPLLLALVAGEAAYKFESMPPTDAVTHVLQILRGIYEPQGITVPEPIQTVCTRWGSDPFCLGSYSNVAVGASGDDYDILAETVGDGRLFFAGEATTRRYPATMHGAFLSGLREAANMAHYASARALNFKIERCPSKNAHTCASLLADLFREPNLEFGSFSVIFEKDNADPKSSVILRVTFTEPRKKSHEGTKADTMHSKKLLFQQLQSHFNEKQQIHVYTLLSRQQALELREVRGGDDMRLHYLSEKLGIKLVGRKGLGPTADAVIASIKAERGSHKTASPTVAVKSEEMLKPKGASEKRRMIRRAKVIRNGSVPNTGGNYNGIMPHSKGEGSNGLSTPIKVVAGENSPMSSEATGSADAPTSSVATHCDNGLLPSTNANTDAETNITASRSLNMSFDKVPEDKIGPSEFS